In the Actinomycetes bacterium genome, GGGCGCGGGCGAGCAGGTCGCGCAGCCTGCCCGGTACGTCGACCCCGGCGCGCGCGGCGGCGGTCTCCAGGTCGTAGCCGGCGCCGGCGAGGGCCTCGGCCAGGCCCCGGTTCGCCGCGCCCGCATGGACCAGGGTGGCGAAGAACGTGAAGAACGCGCTGCCGGGGTCTTCCGCGTCGGCCAGCGCGTCCGCCTGGCCGGTGAGCTGCTCCATCCGGCGGAGCAGGATCGCCGCGAACAGCTCCTGCTTGGTGGGGAAGTGGCGGCTGACCGTACCGGTGCCCACCCCGGCGCGCCGAGCGATCTCGTGAACCGGTACCGACAACCCTTCGGTGGCGAACACCTCGGCGGCCACCTCCAGCACCCGGGCCCGG is a window encoding:
- a CDS encoding helix-turn-helix domain-containing protein, whose translation is MANKPTLAQADADQPGRALRADARRNRARVLEVAAEVFATEGLSVPVHEIARRAGVGTGTVSRHFPTKQELFAAILLRRMEQLTGQADALADAEDPGSAFFTFFATLVHAGAANRGLAEALAGAGYDLETAAARAGVDVPGRLRDLLARAQQAGAVRTDIDYADVKALLAGCLAREGGSDGAALDRVIAVVCQGLRTRRS